Proteins encoded by one window of Vigna radiata var. radiata cultivar VC1973A chromosome 5, Vradiata_ver6, whole genome shotgun sequence:
- the LOC106760794 gene encoding serine/threonine-protein kinase RIPK has protein sequence MTLMKSIWKSIFPGCYKGEYPSPKPKKVVATKPNSSHRISVTDLSYPSTTLSEDLSVSLAGTNLHVFSLAELKIITQSFSSSNFLGEGGFGPVHKGFIDDKLRHGLKAQPVAVKLLDLDGSQGHKEWLTEVVFLGQLRHPHLVKLIGYCCEEEHRLLVYEYLPRGSLENQLFRRFTASLPWSTRMKIAVGAAKGLAFLHEAEKPVIYRDFKASNILLDSDYNAKLSDFGLAKDGPEGDDTHVSTRVMGTHGYAAPEYVMTGHLTAMSDVYSFGVVLLELLTGRRSVDKNRPPREQNLVEWARPMLNDSRKVSRIMDPRLEGQYSEMGTKKAAALAYQCLSHRPRSRPSMSTVVKILEPLQDFDDIPMGTFVYTAPQDHNNEVQRDAKDQCETPRRRENNSNGQHHRRNHNLNRHHPLKSPKSPKPQHLRSPNDHNNKHRNGTRSGSNSPPGIIT, from the exons ATGACCCTCATGAAAAGCATATGGAAATCCATCTTCCCTGGTTGTTACAAGGGTGAGTACCCATCTCCGAAGCCAAAGAAGGTGGTGGCTACAAAGCCAAATTCTTCTCACAGGATTTCTGTGACGGATTTGAGTTATCCAAGCACGACTCTTTCAGAGGATCTCTCCGTTTCTCTGGCGGGGACCAACCTCCATGTTTTCTCACTTGCTGAGCTCAAGATCATCACGCAGTCTTTCTCTTCTAGCAACTTTCTAGGAGAAGGAGGGTTCGGACCAGTGCATAAAGGGTTCATCGATGACAAGCTCAGGCATGGCCTTAAGGCTCAACCCGTGGCTGTTAAGCTCTTGGACTTGGATGGCTCGCAGGGCCACAAAGAGTGGTTG ACCGAAGTTGTTTTTCTGGGTCAACTGAGGCATCCACATCTGGTGAAGCTGATAGGATACTGTTGTGAAGAAGAACACAGACTTTTGGTGTATGAATATTTACCAAGAGGCAGCTTGGAGAATCAATTATTTAGAA GATTCACAGCATCACTACCATGGTCAACGAGAATGAAAATTGCTGTTGGGGCTGCCAAGGGTCTAGCCTTTCTTCACGAAGCCGAGAAGCCGGTCATCTATAGAGATTTCAAAGCTTCCAACATCTTGTTAGATTCT GATTACAATGCAAAGCTATCAGATTTTGGGTTGGCAAAAGACGGTCCCGAAGGTGATGACACCCACGTTTCAACCCGAGTAATGGGCACACATGGATACGCAGCCCCAGAATATGTGATGACAG gtCATTTGACAGCAATGAGTGATGTGTATAGTTTTGGGGTAGTGTTGTTGGAGTTGCTGACAGGGAGAAGGTCAGTGGACAAGAACCGTCCTCCAAGGGAACAGAACCTAGTGGAGTGGGCAAGGCCAATGCTGAATGATTCAAGGAAAGTGAGTAGGATAATGGACCCTAGACTTGAAGGGCAGTATTCAGAAATGGGGACGAAAAAAGCAGCTGCATTGGCTTACCAATGTCTGAGCCACAGACCTAGGAGCAGACCCTCCATGAGTACAGTGGTTAAGATCCTTGAGCCACTTCAGGATTTTGATGACATTCCAATGGGAACATTTGTCTACACTGCTCCACAAGATCATAACAATGAAGTGCAAAGGGATGCAAAGGATCAATGTGAAACACCTAGAAGAAGGGAAAACAACAGCAATGGCCAACACCATCGCAGGAACCACAACCTTAACAGACATCATCCTCTCAAGTCCCCAAAGAGCCCCAAGCCACAACATTTACGTTCACCGAATGATCACAACAACAAACACAGAAATGGTACACGAAGTGGATCAAACTCTCCTCCAGGAATCATTACCTAA
- the LOC106762644 gene encoding thiol protease aleurain-like, translating into MARFSVVWCAVAVLLCAVASGSWLQDANPIRMVSDVEGQVIQVIGQCRSAVSFARFVGRFGKSYQNEEEMKRRYDIFERNLRFIRAHNKKRLPYTLSVNHFTDWTWEEFQTHRLGAAQNCSATLKGNHKLTDAVLPPVKDWRQENIVSAVKDQGSCGSCWTFSTTGALEAAYAQAYGKSISLSEQQLVDCAGHFNNFGCNGGLPSQAFEYIKYNGGLDTEEAYPYKGKNGACKFSAENVGIRVLDSVNITLGAEDELKHAVAFVRPVSVAFEVVNGFRFYEKGVYSSDTCGNTPLDVNHAVLAVGYGVENGVPYWLIKNSWGESWGDNGYFKMELGKNMCGVATCASYPIVA; encoded by the exons aTGGCGCGGTTTTCAGTGGTGTGGTGCGCGGTGGCGGTGCTATTGTGCGCCGTGGCGAGCGGGTCATGGTTGCAGGATGCGAATCCGATTCGGATGGTGTCGGACGTGGAGGGGCAGGTAATTCAGGTGATAGGTCAGTGCCGGAGCGCGGTGTCGTTTGCTCGGTTCGTCGGGAGGTTCGGCAAGAGTTACCAGAACGAGGAAGAGATGAAGCGGAGGTACGATATATTCGAGCGAAACCTCAGGTTCATCCGTGCCCACAACAAGAAACGTTTGCCCTACACTCTCTCCGTTAATC ATTTTACCGATTGGACTTGGGAGGAGTTCCAAACACACAGACTAGGTGCTGCTCAAAATTGCTCTGCCACTCTTAAAGGCAACCACAAGCTTACCGATGCTGTTCTTCCTCCAGTG AAAGACTGGAGGCAAGAAAATATAGTGAGCGCAGTTAAAGATCAAGGCAGTTGCGGATCATGCTGGACATTCAG CACAACCGGGGCTTTAGAAGCAGCCTATGCACAAGCATATGGAAAGAGTATCTCTCTTTCTGAGCAGCAACTAGTGGATTGTGCTGGTCATTTCAACAACTTTGGCTGTAATGGTGGGTTGCCATCACAAGCCTTTGAGTACATTAAATACAATGGTGGGCTTGACACAGAGGAAGCATATCCCTACAAGGGAAAAAATGGTGCCTGCAAATTTTCAGCTGAAAATGTTGGGATTCGAGTCCTTGATTCTGTCAACATCACCTTG GGTGCTGAGGATGAATTAAAACATGCAGTTGCATTTGTTCGACCAGTTAGTGTGGCCTTTGAGGTCGTTAATGGGTTCCGGTTCTATGAGAAAGGAGTTTACAGCAGTGACACTTGCGGTAACACTCCCCTG GATGTGAACCATGCTGTTCTTGCTGTTGGGTATGGAGTTGAAAATGGTGTCCCATACTGGCTCATTAAAAACTCATGGGGAGAATCTTGGGGTGACAATGGCTACTTCAAGATGGAATTGGGGAAGAACATGTGCG GTGTTGCAACTTGTGCTTCTTATCCAATTGTAGCCTAA